One window from the genome of Brachyspira hampsonii encodes:
- a CDS encoding B12-binding domain-containing radical SAM protein, whose translation MNKINKIYIGYPPFESDRGVALLSQNRQFQWFKSPTYIYPVVPATAATMIKNAGYEVDFVDAIARNMTTEQWYKYLDEKTPDLLFFEVKTPVIYKAWKIADDLKAKYPNMIIVIAGDHVTAMPEETMNNCKIDYLLMGGDYDFLLLNLIEYLNGKAQLEKGIYYRENNNIKNTGFFELRHDLKSLPFIDRDLTQWKRYAYDNGNFKRIPGTYIMAGRDCWHHRCTFCSWTGIYTNFRARTAENVVDEVEFLYNKYNIREIMDDTGCFPVKKWLNDFCNFMIDKKLNKKVNIDCNMRFGACNEDEYRLMKKAGFRFLLFGLESASQNTLDILKKGNKVEEILPSCKAASDAGLSPHITVMLGYPWETEEDIEKTYELTKKLLLKGYAKTMQATIIIPYPGTELFNQCKKENWLTTENWEDYDMRSAIMKTDVGEEKIKEWVQKLYNLSFTPQFLMHKVLSIRDLDDIKYYLRAFKKVSKGHLKDFE comes from the coding sequence ATGAATAAAATAAATAAAATATATATAGGTTATCCTCCATTTGAAAGCGACAGAGGAGTAGCATTATTATCACAGAACAGACAATTTCAATGGTTCAAAAGCCCAACATATATTTATCCTGTAGTACCAGCTACTGCAGCAACTATGATAAAAAATGCAGGCTATGAAGTTGACTTTGTTGATGCTATTGCTAGAAATATGACAACAGAACAATGGTATAAATATTTAGATGAAAAGACACCAGATTTATTGTTTTTTGAGGTAAAAACTCCTGTTATATACAAGGCATGGAAAATAGCTGATGATTTAAAAGCTAAATACCCAAATATGATAATAGTTATTGCTGGAGATCATGTTACTGCGATGCCGGAAGAGACTATGAATAACTGTAAGATAGATTATTTATTAATGGGAGGGGATTATGATTTTCTTCTTTTAAACTTAATAGAATATCTTAATGGAAAAGCACAGTTAGAAAAAGGCATATACTACAGAGAAAATAATAATATAAAAAATACAGGATTTTTTGAATTAAGGCATGATTTAAAAAGCCTTCCATTTATAGACAGAGATTTAACCCAGTGGAAAAGATATGCTTATGATAATGGAAACTTCAAAAGAATACCGGGCACTTATATAATGGCTGGAAGAGACTGCTGGCATCATAGATGTACTTTCTGCTCTTGGACTGGAATATATACTAATTTCCGTGCCAGAACTGCTGAAAATGTTGTTGATGAGGTGGAGTTTCTTTATAATAAATATAATATAAGAGAGATAATGGACGATACAGGCTGCTTTCCTGTAAAAAAATGGCTTAATGATTTTTGTAATTTTATGATAGATAAAAAACTAAATAAAAAAGTTAATATAGACTGCAATATGCGTTTTGGGGCTTGTAATGAAGATGAATACAGACTTATGAAAAAGGCTGGATTTAGATTTTTATTATTTGGTTTGGAATCAGCAAGTCAAAATACATTAGACATACTGAAAAAAGGAAATAAGGTTGAAGAAATCCTTCCGTCTTGTAAGGCGGCATCAGATGCTGGGCTTTCTCCTCATATTACAGTAATGCTAGGTTATCCTTGGGAAACTGAAGAAGATATTGAAAAAACTTATGAACTTACTAAAAAACTTCTTCTTAAAGGTTATGCTAAAACTATGCAGGCTACAATAATAATTCCGTATCCGGGTACTGAATTATTCAATCAATGTAAAAAAGAAAATTGGCTTACTACAGAAAATTGGGAAGATTATGATATGCGCAGTGCTATAATGAAGACCGATGTTGGCGAAGAAAAAATAAAAGAATGGGTACAAAAACTTTATAATCTTAGCTTTACTCCGCAGTTTTTAATGCATAAAGTATTATCAATTAGGGATTTAGATGATATAAAATATTATTTGAGAGCATTTAAAAAAGTTTCAAAAGGGCATTTAAAAGACTTTGAATAA
- the thpR gene encoding RNA 2',3'-cyclic phosphodiesterase, producing MRAFLALKLNKEIKNKYSNILNINEKTAELKRVSKDKMHITLVFFDNIKEEQIELIKKEVINSSPAPFNINFENISYFTNKFKDINVIFIKAVSKELENYVKTLREKLDNIKNLKYDKKDFRSHLTLARVKRVYDNEKLKENIDEIEFTASSFLSNSITLYSSDFHNYTEIFTINF from the coding sequence ATGAGAGCATTTTTAGCATTGAAATTAAACAAAGAAATTAAAAATAAGTATTCTAATATACTTAATATAAATGAAAAAACAGCGGAATTAAAAAGAGTATCAAAAGATAAAATGCATATAACATTAGTATTTTTTGACAATATAAAAGAAGAACAAATAGAATTAATAAAAAAAGAAGTAATAAACTCTTCTCCTGCCCCATTTAATATAAACTTTGAAAATATTTCATACTTCACAAATAAATTCAAAGATATTAATGTCATATTTATAAAAGCGGTAAGCAAAGAATTAGAAAACTATGTAAAAACTTTAAGAGAAAAATTAGATAATATAAAAAATCTTAAATATGACAAAAAAGATTTTAGATCTCATCTCACTTTAGCTAGAGTAAAGAGAGTTTATGATAATGAGAAATTAAAAGAAAATATTGATGAAATAGAATTTACAGCTTCATCTTTTTTATCTAATTCTATAACTTTATATTCAAGCGACTTTCACAATTATACAGAAATTTTCACTATCAATTTTTAA
- a CDS encoding methyl-accepting chemotaxis protein — MNKIHSLSFKLPVVISLMSILMLGFLLSVSVYFSNKGITESTNTGFENTVGGYANLFDSILNAQVMLNKSYTSGANIKNFFSNAAAYSNNVYLDVTSFVENNNFIENISIMDTRGVIVFDRNPQLLGRNFMDLRPTMMNKLLAGEAVAFGEDIVKSAATGDLTISLGVRILDYNDQLIGYLVSIIKIMSIYDAYFSNVQLGRTGRIVIVNNKSIVVMDTDPTEINKQAPSEYNNIMQSSSVSGKLKYGVREGFYKKMTSQPWVVAYAMDKDEIYEINKSIIITSIIIAIISMLLMTLVVFLFTRSIIKPLNIVVEEAKEIEHGKLIMHGRKMNRKDEIGELSHSFHNMKYKLIEVIETTLHNADKMSQAANALASGNKNLATKAENTAANLEETASSMEEISSAISMATNNSVKGNDIMNSCKEAIENASSVVSETVKSMNEVNNDSEKIKDIIKVIEGIAFQTNILALNAAVEAARAGDQGKGFAVVASEVRSLAQNSQTSAKDITELINQVYEKINKANEIVESQEQLFISIKDQIENTTNIIKDISSAALEQQSGVAQVNKAVMEMDSITQENAALVEESTAASISLYNDAKELQNVVSFFSIEK; from the coding sequence ATGAATAAAATACACAGTTTGTCTTTTAAACTTCCTGTAGTTATTAGTTTAATGTCTATATTGATGTTAGGTTTTTTATTATCTGTTTCAGTATACTTTTCAAATAAAGGAATAACTGAAAGCACTAATACAGGTTTTGAGAATACTGTTGGTGGATACGCCAATTTGTTTGATTCTATATTAAATGCTCAGGTTATGCTTAATAAATCATATACAAGCGGAGCAAATATTAAGAATTTCTTTTCAAATGCTGCTGCTTATAGTAATAATGTTTATTTAGATGTAACTTCATTTGTAGAAAATAATAATTTTATAGAAAACATATCTATAATGGATACAAGAGGTGTCATAGTTTTTGATAGAAATCCTCAGTTATTAGGAAGAAATTTTATGGATTTAAGACCTACTATGATGAATAAGTTATTAGCAGGAGAGGCAGTAGCTTTTGGAGAGGATATTGTTAAATCAGCTGCTACAGGGGATCTTACAATATCTTTGGGGGTAAGAATACTTGACTATAATGATCAATTAATAGGTTATTTAGTATCTATTATAAAAATAATGTCTATATATGATGCATATTTTAGTAATGTGCAATTAGGAAGAACAGGAAGAATAGTAATTGTTAATAATAAATCTATAGTAGTAATGGATACAGATCCTACGGAAATAAATAAACAGGCTCCAAGTGAATATAATAATATTATGCAAAGCTCATCTGTATCTGGAAAGTTAAAATATGGAGTTAGAGAAGGTTTTTATAAAAAAATGACTTCTCAGCCTTGGGTAGTTGCTTATGCTATGGATAAAGATGAAATTTATGAAATTAATAAATCTATAATTATAACAAGTATAATTATAGCTATAATATCTATGCTTCTTATGACTTTAGTTGTATTCTTATTTACTAGAAGTATTATAAAACCTCTTAATATTGTAGTTGAGGAGGCTAAAGAAATAGAGCATGGAAAACTTATTATGCATGGAAGAAAAATGAATAGAAAAGATGAGATTGGAGAATTATCACATTCTTTCCATAACATGAAATATAAGCTAATAGAAGTAATAGAAACTACTTTGCATAATGCTGATAAGATGTCTCAGGCAGCTAATGCACTTGCTTCTGGAAATAAGAATTTAGCTACAAAAGCAGAAAATACAGCAGCCAATCTTGAAGAGACAGCTTCTTCTATGGAAGAAATATCTTCAGCAATATCAATGGCTACTAATAATTCTGTAAAAGGCAATGATATTATGAACAGTTGTAAGGAAGCTATAGAAAATGCATCTTCAGTGGTATCAGAAACAGTAAAAAGTATGAACGAAGTTAATAATGACAGTGAAAAAATTAAAGATATAATAAAAGTTATAGAAGGAATCGCTTTTCAGACTAATATCTTAGCACTTAATGCCGCAGTAGAAGCAGCACGTGCAGGAGATCAGGGTAAAGGTTTTGCTGTTGTAGCAAGCGAGGTTAGAAGTTTAGCTCAGAATAGTCAGACTTCGGCTAAAGATATTACAGAATTGATTAATCAGGTATATGAAAAAATTAATAAAGCTAATGAAATTGTAGAGAGTCAGGAACAATTATTTATATCAATAAAAGATCAAATAGAAAATACGACCAATATTATAAAAGATATAAGTTCAGCTGCTTTAGAACAGCAGTCTGGAGTAGCTCAGGTTAATAAGGCTGTTATGGAAATGGATTCTATTACTCAGGAAAATGCTGCTTTGGTAGAAGAGTCTACAGCCGCTTCTATATCTCTTTATAATGATGCTAAAGAACTTCAGAATGTTGTTAGTTTCTTCAGTATAGAAAAATGA
- a CDS encoding TM1266 family iron-only hydrogenase system putative regulator codes for MENNRIAVIGIIIEDTNAAAKVNEILHSYSDFVIGRMGIPYREENISIISIVLNAPIDKINSLTGKLGMIEGVSAKALYASKK; via the coding sequence ATGGAAAATAATAGAATTGCTGTTATAGGTATAATAATTGAAGACACCAATGCTGCAGCAAAGGTGAATGAAATTCTTCATAGCTACAGCGATTTTGTTATAGGAAGAATGGGTATACCTTACAGAGAAGAAAATATAAGTATCATAAGCATAGTATTAAATGCTCCTATCGATAAAATTAATAGTTTGACAGGTAAACTTGGCATGATTGAAGGTGTTTCTGCTAAAGCTCTTTATGCTAGTAAAAAGTAA
- the hydG gene encoding [FeFe] hydrogenase H-cluster radical SAM maturase HydG, with protein sequence MSLETLFKYDSKSRNANEFINDEEILKTISEVESGNYNIREILDKASLMKGLEPKEALALLLCNDKDAENEMFEIAKKIKLEIYGKRIVLFAPLYLSNYCINGCVYCPYHAKNSHIARKQLSQDEIRAEVIALQDMGHKRLALETGEDPDYASMEYLLESIKTIYSIKHKNGAIRRVNVNIAATTVENYKKLKDAGIGTYVLFQETYHKPTYEKVHPSGPKSNYEYHTEAMDRAMEGGIDDVGIGVLFGLYDYKYDFTAMLYHAKHLEDTFGCGPHTISVPRIRPADDVDVKSFPNAIVDSLFKKIVAVLRIAVPYTGIIVSTRESQKSREEALEVGVSQISGGSRTSVGGYVEEEEENSKQFEISDNRSLDDIIKWLSDIGYLPSFCTACYREGRTGDRFMAFAKSGQIKNFCQANAIITLKEYENDYAEEETRKSIDKVMANEIERVPNEKVKSRLVDALKGIDDGRRDFKF encoded by the coding sequence ATGTCTTTAGAAACTTTATTCAAATATGATTCTAAATCAAGAAATGCAAATGAGTTTATAAATGATGAGGAAATTCTAAAAACAATATCTGAAGTAGAAAGCGGTAATTATAATATCAGAGAAATATTAGATAAAGCGAGTTTGATGAAAGGGCTTGAACCTAAAGAAGCATTGGCTTTACTTCTTTGCAATGATAAAGATGCTGAAAATGAGATGTTTGAAATAGCAAAGAAAATTAAATTAGAAATATACGGTAAAAGAATAGTTTTATTTGCTCCGCTTTATTTATCTAATTATTGTATAAACGGCTGTGTTTACTGTCCCTATCATGCTAAAAATAGCCATATAGCAAGAAAACAGTTAAGTCAGGATGAGATTAGAGCTGAAGTTATAGCATTGCAGGATATGGGGCATAAAAGGCTTGCATTAGAAACAGGAGAAGATCCAGATTATGCTAGTATGGAATATTTGCTAGAGTCTATAAAAACAATATACAGCATTAAACATAAAAACGGAGCTATTAGAAGGGTTAATGTTAATATTGCTGCTACTACAGTTGAAAATTATAAAAAGTTAAAAGATGCAGGAATTGGTACTTATGTATTATTCCAAGAAACTTATCATAAACCTACTTATGAAAAAGTTCACCCAAGCGGACCTAAAAGCAATTATGAATATCATACTGAGGCAATGGACAGAGCTATGGAGGGTGGTATTGATGATGTAGGTATAGGAGTATTATTTGGGCTTTATGATTATAAATATGATTTTACTGCTATGCTTTATCATGCTAAACATTTAGAAGATACTTTTGGCTGCGGACCTCATACTATAAGTGTTCCTAGAATAAGACCTGCTGATGATGTTGATGTTAAAAGTTTCCCTAATGCTATAGTTGATAGTTTATTCAAAAAAATAGTTGCAGTTTTAAGAATTGCTGTTCCTTATACCGGTATAATAGTTTCTACAAGAGAAAGCCAAAAATCAAGAGAGGAGGCATTAGAGGTTGGAGTTTCTCAAATAAGCGGAGGCTCAAGAACAAGTGTTGGAGGATATGTTGAAGAGGAAGAAGAAAATTCAAAACAGTTTGAAATATCTGATAACCGTTCTCTTGATGATATTATAAAATGGCTTTCTGATATAGGTTATTTACCTAGTTTCTGTACTGCTTGCTACAGAGAAGGACGAACAGGAGACAGGTTTATGGCTTTTGCTAAGAGCGGACAAATAAAGAATTTCTGTCAGGCTAATGCTATAATAACTTTAAAAGAATATGAAAATGACTATGCCGAAGAAGAAACTAGAAAATCTATAGATAAAGTTATGGCTAATGAAATAGAGAGAGTACCTAATGAAAAGGTAAAATCAAGATTGGTTGACGCTTTAAAAGGCATAGATGATGGAAGAAGAGATTTCAAATTTTAA
- the hydF gene encoding [FeFe] hydrogenase H-cluster maturation GTPase HydF, with product MNTTPNSNRTHIAIFGRRNAGKSSIINAIANQDVAIVSDTAGTTTDPVKKAIEINGIGACAIVDTAGFDDEGELGALRIHKTRKIMESADIALLVFDASFVNNDYLLELKWKNELVGLEIPVIAVLNKLDLNDNYKNIEQNIKEMFDLEVISISANNRFNIDNLIEAIKSAIPKTEEISITGHIIKEDDIVMLVMPQDIQAPKGRLILPQVQTIRDILDNKAVIIASTFDKFEKALKALSKPPKVIITDSQVFKEVEKLKPEESLLTSFSVLFARYKGNEEVYKRGADFIDNLTKDSKLLIAESCTHVPLDGDIGRVKIPNLLKKKFGFDFDIDYAAGNDFPDDLSKYDLVIHCGGCMGTRKHILNRIRICEEQNVPITNYGMTIAKINGVKYI from the coding sequence ATGAATACTACACCAAATTCTAACAGAACGCATATTGCAATATTTGGAAGAAGAAATGCAGGCAAATCTAGTATCATCAATGCAATTGCAAATCAAGATGTAGCAATAGTTTCTGATACGGCAGGGACTACTACCGACCCTGTTAAAAAAGCTATAGAGATAAATGGTATAGGAGCATGTGCTATAGTTGATACTGCTGGTTTTGATGATGAGGGTGAGCTTGGAGCTTTAAGAATACATAAAACTAGAAAAATTATGGAGTCTGCTGATATTGCTTTGCTTGTATTTGATGCTTCTTTTGTTAATAATGATTATTTGCTTGAATTAAAATGGAAAAATGAGCTTGTTGGTTTAGAGATACCTGTTATAGCTGTATTAAACAAACTAGATTTAAACGATAATTATAAAAATATAGAGCAGAATATAAAAGAAATGTTCGATTTAGAAGTTATTTCTATTAGTGCAAATAACAGATTTAATATTGATAATCTAATAGAAGCTATAAAATCAGCCATTCCAAAAACAGAAGAAATCAGTATAACAGGACATATAATTAAAGAAGATGATATTGTAATGCTCGTTATGCCTCAGGATATTCAAGCACCAAAGGGGCGTCTTATACTTCCTCAGGTTCAAACTATAAGAGATATCTTAGACAATAAAGCTGTAATTATAGCTTCTACTTTTGATAAGTTTGAAAAAGCTCTTAAAGCATTAAGCAAGCCTCCTAAAGTTATAATAACAGATTCTCAAGTTTTCAAAGAAGTAGAGAAGTTAAAACCAGAGGAAAGTCTTTTAACATCATTTTCAGTGCTTTTTGCAAGATACAAAGGAAATGAAGAAGTATACAAAAGAGGTGCTGACTTCATAGATAATCTTACAAAAGACAGCAAATTATTAATTGCAGAAAGCTGTACTCATGTTCCTTTGGATGGTGATATTGGAAGAGTAAAAATACCTAATCTTTTAAAAAAGAAATTTGGTTTTGATTTTGATATTGATTATGCAGCAGGCAATGATTTTCCAGATGATTTGTCTAAATATGATTTGGTAATACATTGCGGAGGTTGTATGGGTACTAGAAAGCATATTTTAAATAGAATAAGGATATGTGAAGAACAGAATGTACCTATAACTAATTATGGCATGACTATAGCAAAAATTAATGGTGTGAAATATATTTAA
- a CDS encoding Rpn family recombination-promoting nuclease/putative transposase: MRRDINVLNDYFVRYLFSSKDSNLILLDFINSTMLDSNMKTFRSVEILTTFNYKENYEDKETIVDVKCITQNGTVVIIEIQLQGNSRFPERILYYWASNYSKLLKQGEKYDALTPVISINLLNFNLDDNDCIHSCYMIYDTNNKRLLTDHLQIHIIELKKFKNNLLNKDLDCWLKFFTIKKDNREVIMSELVKEKPIMEEVQRRYNNFIKDRLMMNEYDKREAYLYGNQIMLEEERRLGIEEGFKKGIEKGIEKGIKENQILTAKNMKNKNIDVSLISDITGLSIKEIEEL, from the coding sequence ATGAGAAGAGATATTAATGTTTTGAATGATTATTTTGTGAGATATTTATTCTCATCTAAAGACAGCAATTTGATATTACTTGATTTTATTAATTCAACAATGCTTGATTCTAATATGAAAACTTTTAGAAGTGTGGAAATACTTACTACATTTAATTATAAGGAAAACTATGAAGATAAGGAAACCATTGTAGATGTAAAATGCATTACACAAAATGGTACAGTTGTTATAATAGAGATTCAGCTTCAAGGAAACTCGAGATTTCCAGAAAGAATATTATATTATTGGGCTTCCAATTACAGCAAGCTATTAAAGCAGGGTGAGAAGTATGATGCTTTAACTCCAGTTATTAGCATAAATTTGCTTAATTTTAATTTAGATGATAATGACTGTATACATTCCTGCTATATGATTTATGATACTAATAATAAAAGATTGTTAACAGACCATTTGCAGATACATATAATTGAACTCAAAAAATTTAAAAACAATTTATTAAATAAAGATTTAGATTGTTGGCTTAAATTTTTCACTATAAAAAAAGATAATAGGGAGGTAATTATGTCTGAGTTAGTTAAAGAAAAACCTATAATGGAAGAGGTGCAAAGAAGATACAATAACTTTATTAAAGATAGATTGATGATGAATGAATATGATAAAAGAGAGGCTTATTTATATGGTAATCAGATAATGTTAGAAGAAGAAAGAAGATTAGGTATTGAAGAAGGCTTCAAAAAAGGTATAGAGAAAGGTATAGAGAAAGGTATAAAAGAAAATCAAATATTAACTGCAAAAAATATGAAAAATAAAAATATAGATGTATCACTGATAAGTGATATTACAGGACTTAGTATAAAAGAAATAGAAGAACTTTAA
- the hydE gene encoding [FeFe] hydrogenase H-cluster radical SAM maturase HydE: protein MIDINEAKEIINKIDKEESIYYDDALVLLSSFEYDNNINKKQLTQKEEESIKELKEYLRVKAREKADKIFGKYVFMRGLIEFTNYCKNDCIYCGIRKSNKNAERYRLSKEDILSCCELGYEIGFRTFVLQGGEDPYYNINIMSDIVEAIKTKFPDCALTLSIGEKEKEYYKVLKEKGANRFLLRHETSDNTHYSKLHPMDMSLDNRKECLRNLKKLGFQTGTGIMVGSPYQTLENIADDLVFMQEIKPEMIGIGPFLPHKDTPFSNEKKGELELTLILISILRLIFPLALIPATTALGTIKEGGREMGILHGSNVVMPNLSPMDVRKKYLLYNDKIATGTESAEGVESLRKNMEKIGYILTGMRGDFDINRHA, encoded by the coding sequence TTGATTGATATAAACGAAGCAAAAGAAATTATTAACAAAATAGATAAAGAAGAGAGCATATATTATGATGATGCTTTAGTGTTATTATCATCTTTTGAGTATGATAATAATATTAATAAAAAACAATTAACTCAGAAAGAAGAAGAGAGCATAAAAGAGTTAAAAGAATATCTTAGAGTAAAAGCTAGGGAAAAGGCAGATAAAATATTTGGTAAGTATGTCTTTATGCGTGGGCTTATAGAGTTTACTAATTACTGCAAAAATGACTGTATATACTGCGGTATAAGAAAGAGTAATAAAAATGCTGAAAGATATAGATTGAGCAAAGAAGATATATTATCCTGCTGTGAGCTTGGTTATGAGATAGGATTTAGAACTTTTGTTTTGCAAGGCGGAGAAGATCCTTATTATAATATAAATATAATGTCTGATATAGTAGAGGCAATAAAAACTAAATTCCCAGACTGTGCATTAACATTGTCAATAGGCGAGAAAGAAAAGGAGTATTATAAAGTATTAAAAGAAAAAGGTGCTAATAGATTTTTATTAAGGCATGAAACATCTGATAATACTCATTATTCAAAACTTCATCCAATGGACATGAGTTTGGATAATAGAAAAGAATGTTTAAGGAATTTGAAAAAGTTAGGATTTCAAACAGGTACAGGTATTATGGTTGGAAGTCCTTATCAGACTTTAGAAAATATAGCTGATGATTTAGTATTTATGCAGGAGATAAAACCAGAGATGATAGGTATAGGACCATTTTTGCCTCATAAAGACACCCCTTTTTCTAATGAAAAAAAAGGAGAATTAGAACTTACTTTAATACTTATCAGTATACTTCGTTTAATTTTTCCTTTAGCATTGATACCAGCTACTACAGCATTAGGCACTATAAAAGAAGGCGGACGAGAAATGGGTATACTTCATGGATCTAATGTTGTTATGCCTAATTTATCACCTATGGATGTTAGAAAAAAATATTTATTGTATAATGATAAAATAGCTACAGGAACTGAATCTGCTGAAGGTGTTGAAAGTCTTAGAAAAAATATGGAGAAAATCGGATATATTCTTACAGGTATGAGAGGCGATTTTGATATTAATAGACATGCTTAA
- a CDS encoding TrkH family potassium uptake protein, which translates to MKNIFSNKINNQTNPNKTIIQAIDEFLRRISNLIAIAGSIFAIFVLLMQVRQISIYNFYIYNYDKIINIITICFVFILADQIRIAPRKLYIVVPIIQLLGLLLLNFFSRKYYDVYSSRIIWTIAGSILFFLIIVINWLRLSYSKFTLYQMIIASFVFVITLGSLLLYLPLSTVTGKLSFVDALFTATSAVCVTGLSVIDISKEFTLFGQIVLITLIQIGGLGIMSISAIVLLFSVSKGSVQDRVRTLEMFNTQNKDIIISTIKVIFLSTFFIELLGAVSLFTVMDTNDRLGMRIFSSLFHSISAFCNAGFSLYTDNLHQYSANVVVNVTIMLLITLGGIGYPVMLTITRAIVNKVKGQRYVFDVQARIVIYTSVILIILGSAFIFFNEYSNSLKDLPLKEKILVSLFQSVSPRTAGFETIAYNSMSSVTIGVVIFLMFVGASPNSTGGGVKTTTLFVFIFSVITAIFNRPYIVVNGRKIKDDTVNKSVAIVTLAIAISVLASFIMFYIEKSNSMMPILFEAVSAISTVGLSLGITPTVTIWSKLILIILMFIGRVGYLTLFMSIGSINKGKYGIIDLPTGEVTIG; encoded by the coding sequence ATGAAAAATATTTTTAGTAATAAGATTAATAATCAGACTAATCCTAATAAAACTATCATTCAGGCGATAGATGAGTTTTTAAGGAGAATTTCAAATTTAATAGCAATCGCAGGTTCAATATTTGCAATATTTGTGCTTTTAATGCAGGTAAGACAGATTAGTATTTATAATTTTTATATATATAATTATGATAAAATTATTAATATTATTACAATATGTTTTGTATTTATACTTGCAGATCAAATAAGGATAGCACCGAGAAAGCTTTATATAGTAGTTCCTATTATACAGCTTTTAGGACTTTTGCTTCTTAATTTTTTCAGCAGAAAATATTATGATGTATATTCCAGCAGAATAATATGGACTATAGCAGGTTCTATACTTTTCTTTTTAATTATAGTTATAAATTGGCTTAGACTTTCATATTCTAAGTTTACATTATATCAGATGATTATAGCTTCATTTGTATTTGTTATAACATTAGGAAGTTTGCTTTTGTATTTACCTTTAAGTACAGTAACAGGTAAATTATCATTCGTAGATGCTTTATTTACAGCGACAAGTGCAGTATGTGTTACAGGGCTTAGTGTTATAGATATTTCAAAAGAGTTTACTTTATTCGGACAGATTGTTTTAATAACTCTTATTCAAATAGGCGGACTTGGTATTATGTCTATATCGGCAATAGTGCTTTTATTTTCTGTGAGTAAAGGCAGTGTGCAGGATAGGGTAAGAACTTTAGAGATGTTTAATACTCAGAATAAAGATATTATAATATCCACTATAAAGGTGATTTTTTTATCTACTTTTTTTATAGAATTATTAGGTGCTGTTTCTTTGTTTACTGTTATGGATACTAATGACAGATTAGGAATGCGTATATTTTCCTCATTATTTCACTCTATAAGTGCATTTTGTAATGCAGGGTTCTCGCTTTATACTGATAATCTTCATCAATATTCTGCAAATGTTGTAGTTAATGTTACTATTATGCTTCTTATTACTCTAGGCGGTATAGGATATCCTGTTATGCTTACTATTACTAGGGCTATAGTAAATAAGGTAAAAGGACAAAGATATGTATTTGATGTTCAGGCTAGAATAGTTATATATACAAGTGTTATTTTGATAATATTAGGAAGTGCCTTTATATTTTTCAATGAATATTCAAATTCACTCAAAGATCTTCCTTTGAAAGAGAAAATATTAGTTTCATTATTTCAAAGCGTAAGTCCAAGAACAGCGGGATTTGAAACTATTGCATATAACTCTATGAGCAGTGTTACTATAGGAGTTGTTATATTTTTGATGTTTGTAGGTGCTTCTCCAAACAGTACAGGCGGCGGAGTAAAAACTACTACTTTATTTGTATTTATATTTTCAGTAATCACAGCAATTTTTAATAGACCATATATTGTAGTTAATGGCAGAAAGATAAAAGATGATACAGTTAATAAATCTGTTGCTATAGTTACTCTTGCGATAGCTATTTCTGTACTTGCTTCATTTATTATGTTTTATATAGAAAAATCAAATAGTATGATGCCTATACTTTTTGAGGCGGTATCGGCTATAAGTACGGTAGGGCTTTCTTTAGGTATAACGCCAACAGTTACAATATGGAGCAAATTAATACTAATAATACTTATGTTTATAGGCAGAGTAGGGTATCTTACTTTATTTATGAGTATAGGCTCCATTAATAAAGGTAAATATGGTATAATAGATTTACCTACAGGAGAAGTAACTATAGGCTGA